From a region of the Paenibacillus lutimineralis genome:
- the xylB gene encoding xylulokinase translates to MKYVIGVDLGTSSVKTLLVDLQGEIKGEATASYPLIHERPGYSEQNPEEWVNGTIASLQQLLRESGISPEDIEGISFSGQMHGLVLLDEQNNVLRNAILWNDTRTTKECREIEQKLGDGLLKITRNAALEGFTLPKVLWVQKHEPELFARAARFVLPKDYLRYRMTGHIQMEISDAAGTLMLNVPEGKWSEEIVQAFGLPEGFCPPIVGSSEDTGTILPEFAKLSGLSEKTRVFGGGADNACGAVGAGIVREGDAMCSIGTSGVVLTYEEDKNKDFAGKVHFFNHAHPGAFYAMGVTLAAGYSLSWFKDSLAPELSFDEMLKPVADLPPGADGLLFTPYLVGERTPHADSAIRASFIGLSGTHRREHMARAVMEGITFSLAESLELFRQAGINTRRIISIGGGAKNPVWLQMQADIFNTPVVSLKNEQGPAMGAAMMAAVGSGWFDSLKECADKFIAYGKTFEPIPANVAAYTRLFKLYQQVYSATRELNQGLQEFRG, encoded by the coding sequence ATGAAGTACGTAATCGGTGTCGATCTTGGCACGAGCTCCGTTAAGACCTTGCTGGTGGATCTGCAGGGTGAGATCAAAGGCGAAGCAACCGCTTCTTATCCGCTTATTCACGAACGTCCTGGCTACAGCGAGCAGAATCCAGAAGAATGGGTGAATGGAACGATCGCCAGTCTGCAGCAATTGCTGCGGGAATCCGGTATATCTCCAGAGGATATTGAAGGAATATCCTTCTCCGGGCAAATGCACGGTCTTGTGCTGCTCGATGAACAGAACAACGTGCTGCGCAACGCGATTCTATGGAATGATACGCGCACGACGAAGGAATGCCGTGAGATTGAGCAGAAGCTCGGCGATGGATTGTTGAAGATTACCCGCAATGCGGCATTGGAAGGCTTCACGCTTCCGAAGGTTCTGTGGGTGCAGAAGCATGAGCCAGAACTGTTCGCAAGAGCGGCCCGCTTTGTGCTGCCGAAGGATTATTTGCGCTACCGTATGACGGGGCATATACAAATGGAAATTTCCGATGCAGCAGGAACATTGATGCTTAACGTTCCTGAAGGCAAATGGAGTGAAGAAATTGTTCAGGCATTCGGTTTGCCGGAGGGATTCTGTCCGCCGATCGTTGGCAGCTCGGAGGATACAGGAACGATTCTGCCTGAGTTCGCCAAGCTGAGCGGCTTGTCCGAGAAGACACGCGTATTTGGCGGTGGAGCCGATAACGCTTGCGGTGCCGTTGGCGCGGGGATCGTTCGTGAGGGCGATGCGATGTGCAGCATTGGCACCTCTGGTGTTGTACTGACCTATGAAGAAGACAAGAACAAGGATTTTGCTGGTAAAGTGCATTTCTTCAATCATGCGCATCCGGGCGCTTTCTATGCTATGGGCGTTACGCTGGCTGCAGGTTACTCTTTAAGCTGGTTCAAGGATTCACTTGCACCGGAGCTTAGCTTCGATGAGATGCTGAAGCCGGTTGCTGATCTGCCGCCGGGTGCGGACGGCCTGTTGTTCACGCCTTATCTGGTTGGTGAGCGCACACCACATGCCGATAGCGCGATTCGGGCCAGCTTCATCGGCCTGTCCGGTACGCATCGCCGCGAGCATATGGCACGCGCTGTGATGGAAGGCATAACGTTCTCACTGGCCGAGTCACTTGAGCTCTTCCGTCAGGCCGGAATCAACACCAGACGGATCATCTCCATCGGCGGTGGAGCGAAGAATCCGGTATGGCTGCAGATGCAGGCAGATATCTTCAATACACCGGTCGTCTCGCTTAAGAACGAGCAAGGCCCTGCCATGGGCGCCGCGATGATGGCTGCTGTAGGCAGCGGCTGGTTCGACAGCCTCAAGGAATGTGCTGACAAGTTTATCGCATACGGTAAGACGTTTGAACCGATTCCTGCAAATGTGGCCGCTTATACTCGCCTCTTCAAGCTGTATCAGCAAGTTTACTCGGCGACCCGCGAACTGAATCAAGGCTTACAGGAGTTCCGCGGTTAA
- a CDS encoding response regulator transcription factor, producing MYKVFIVDDEPFIIEGLYDIVDWAELDMEIVGQAGNGLEALEALKHIPADILVTDISMPKMNGLDLIRQARELHPELKVIVLSGFNEFDYLKEGMLLGIENYLLKPINLEEFKATLNTVAEKLNASKTPFVDLSEQSILILKDNIMYRWIRNQIKPQEFQERADLLGIHLDKRYILVSLLRSRELSQSLFDAVLHQLWGKEGVIPFRDVEGNIVLVYNFDELEQGLEEVELTNHQLMNVLLSYRPLRMSIGSTQEMEGESSLSYIHAKKAQEYFMIYPEEEILHYNQLKDHQDNAERSIPMNWNDYSKLIMAKDKAGLIARIDEDFGVLQQMQGISPRLLQELAMEWIIRFKMQLEEIRHDEEADLYKNQFARIRTTSSIEELVQIMHEVADITVESLANDMKSPVVQQVLHYIDQSYNEDISLKTLGALYNIHPVYLGQLFHKEVNQSFTDYINWYRIEKAKELLKHSPMKVQEIARGVGYWETGYFYKQFRKYVGISPTEYKGLS from the coding sequence ATGTACAAGGTGTTCATAGTCGATGATGAGCCATTTATTATTGAAGGCTTATACGATATTGTGGATTGGGCGGAGCTCGATATGGAGATCGTTGGACAAGCCGGGAATGGACTTGAGGCGTTAGAAGCACTGAAGCATATCCCTGCCGATATACTCGTCACCGACATTTCTATGCCCAAGATGAATGGGCTTGATCTAATTCGTCAGGCTCGTGAATTGCATCCAGAGCTTAAAGTGATTGTCCTGAGCGGTTTTAACGAGTTTGATTATTTAAAGGAAGGCATGCTGCTCGGCATCGAGAATTATTTGCTGAAGCCGATTAACCTTGAGGAGTTTAAAGCTACACTGAACACAGTTGCAGAGAAATTGAATGCCTCCAAGACTCCTTTCGTTGATCTGAGCGAGCAGAGCATATTGATCCTGAAGGACAATATTATGTATCGCTGGATAAGGAATCAGATTAAGCCTCAGGAGTTCCAGGAACGTGCTGACCTGCTAGGGATTCATTTAGACAAGCGCTATATCCTGGTATCGCTGCTGCGGTCCAGGGAATTGAGCCAATCGCTGTTCGATGCTGTGCTCCATCAATTGTGGGGCAAGGAGGGTGTGATTCCTTTCCGCGATGTAGAGGGAAATATTGTACTGGTGTATAACTTCGATGAACTGGAACAAGGCCTGGAGGAAGTGGAACTAACGAATCATCAGCTGATGAACGTTCTGCTGTCTTACCGTCCGCTTAGGATGTCGATTGGCAGTACCCAGGAGATGGAGGGAGAGTCCTCCCTGAGCTATATTCACGCCAAGAAAGCGCAGGAATACTTCATGATCTATCCGGAGGAGGAGATTCTTCACTATAACCAGTTGAAGGATCATCAGGATAATGCCGAGCGCAGCATTCCGATGAATTGGAACGATTATTCGAAGCTGATTATGGCGAAGGATAAGGCTGGGCTAATTGCTCGCATAGATGAAGATTTCGGGGTGCTGCAGCAGATGCAGGGCATATCGCCCAGACTGCTTCAGGAGTTGGCCATGGAATGGATTATTCGCTTCAAGATGCAGCTTGAGGAGATCAGGCATGACGAGGAAGCCGATCTTTACAAGAATCAGTTCGCGAGAATCCGCACGACGTCATCTATTGAAGAACTGGTTCAAATTATGCATGAGGTCGCAGATATTACGGTCGAATCATTAGCCAATGATATGAAAAGTCCGGTCGTTCAACAGGTGCTCCATTATATCGACCAGTCCTACAACGAGGACATTTCACTGAAGACACTTGGGGCCCTGTACAATATCCATCCGGTCTATCTTGGTCAGCTATTCCATAAGGAGGTTAATCAGTCCTTCACCGATTACATCAATTGGTATCGGATTGAGAAGGCCAAGGAGCTGCTGAAGCACAGTCCCATGAAGGTACAAGAAATCGCTCGGGGTGTTGGCTATTGGGAGACCGGGTATTTCTATAAGCAATTCCGTAAATATGTTGGTATTTCACCGACTGAATATAAAGGGCTTAGCTAG
- the yedE gene encoding selenium metabolism membrane protein YedE/FdhT: protein MTTLRKLFTNYWSPYVAMGIAGVLSALYFGITNTVWAVTGEFTRFGGHILQLFGIDISDWAYFDLIQMKGSTFDRTDGWIVWGMFIGALIMILLSNNFKIRIPKQKRRLVQGLIGGIIAGVGARLALGCNLAAFFTGVPQFSFHAWIFMAATAIGTYVGVKIVSTRWWKGKPILQKGNAAPAVRKSRKVQPYIGGLVAVVYAGLIVYFFLNGKTMLGVAAIFGAAFGILIERGQICFTSAFRDLWISGRATMTKAIILGMAISSVLTLIVILVNGVDPITKIAAPSTFIGGLLFGIGIVLAGGCETGMMYRLMEGQVIFLPVFIGNIIGATFLAYAWDHLGVFDLLVKSGAKINLISVMGPAWALIVTLVLLAVGYIVASYWQKNYRFGVGFKKGGANK from the coding sequence ATGACAACATTACGGAAGCTGTTCACCAACTACTGGAGCCCTTATGTCGCGATGGGTATCGCAGGCGTACTCAGCGCTCTGTACTTCGGCATTACCAATACGGTATGGGCCGTTACTGGCGAGTTCACTCGCTTTGGAGGACATATTCTCCAGCTCTTCGGCATCGATATTTCCGACTGGGCTTACTTCGACTTGATACAGATGAAGGGCTCAACCTTCGATCGTACGGACGGATGGATTGTCTGGGGCATGTTCATCGGCGCACTGATCATGATTCTGTTAAGCAACAACTTCAAGATCCGCATACCTAAGCAGAAGCGGCGCTTGGTGCAGGGCCTGATTGGCGGCATTATTGCAGGTGTGGGTGCAAGACTGGCACTGGGCTGCAATCTAGCTGCCTTCTTCACGGGTGTACCGCAATTCTCATTTCATGCCTGGATCTTCATGGCAGCTACAGCCATCGGCACGTATGTCGGTGTGAAGATCGTCAGCACGAGGTGGTGGAAGGGCAAGCCTATTCTGCAAAAAGGAAATGCGGCACCCGCCGTACGCAAGTCGAGAAAGGTTCAGCCTTATATCGGCGGGCTTGTTGCGGTTGTCTACGCAGGACTCATCGTGTATTTCTTCCTTAATGGCAAGACGATGCTTGGTGTAGCGGCAATCTTCGGGGCTGCTTTCGGCATCCTAATTGAAAGAGGACAGATCTGCTTCACTTCTGCATTTCGCGATCTGTGGATTAGTGGACGCGCCACGATGACGAAGGCTATTATTCTTGGGATGGCGATCAGCTCTGTCTTGACGCTTATCGTCATTCTTGTGAACGGCGTCGATCCGATTACGAAAATAGCTGCGCCGAGCACATTCATCGGCGGCCTTCTGTTCGGCATCGGAATCGTGCTTGCCGGCGGCTGCGAGACGGGTATGATGTACCGCTTAATGGAAGGACAAGTGATCTTCCTGCCCGTATTCATTGGCAACATTATCGGAGCTACCTTCCTTGCCTATGCTTGGGATCATCTTGGCGTATTCGACCTGCTCGTGAAGAGCGGAGCGAAAATCAATCTGATCTCCGTCATGGGACCGGCTTGGGCACTTATCGTCACGCTCGTATTGCTTGCCGTCGGATATATCGTAGCAAGCTACTGGCAAAAAAATTACCGCTTCGGCGTTGGCTTCAAAAAAGGAGGTGCAAACAAATGA
- the yedF gene encoding sulfurtransferase-like selenium metabolism protein YedF, which yields MTIDFTLDLRGEPCPYPVIYSLETLQDMKKGQVLQVIADCPAAFKNVPEEVVKHGYTLVQEPVKNGQELIFYIQA from the coding sequence ATGACCATCGATTTCACATTGGATCTTAGAGGGGAACCTTGTCCGTATCCTGTAATCTACTCTTTAGAAACGTTGCAGGACATGAAGAAGGGTCAGGTATTACAAGTCATTGCAGACTGTCCGGCTGCCTTCAAGAACGTACCGGAAGAGGTTGTCAAGCATGGCTATACCCTTGTGCAAGAGCCTGTAAAGAACGGCCAAGAACTGATCTTCTACATTCAAGCGTAA
- a CDS encoding ABC transporter permease subunit: protein MMLLMVLPGALWFLFFSYLPMLGTVIAFKEYRFDRDGFWASIVNSKWVGWQNFKFLFSTNDAYIITRNTLLYNIVFIFLGLILSVLLAVILSEITNKRLSKVYQTGMFLPYFLSWVIVGYFTFSFLSSDRGLLNGVFNSLGIPPIQWYSESKYWPLILVLVYLWKAVGYNSVVYLASIMGIDKSLYEAAMIDGASKMQQIRAITLPMLKPIITIMTLLAIGKIFYADFGLFYQVPRDSGTLYGVTNVIDTYVYRGLKTTGEIGMSAAAGLYQSVVGFTLVMTSNYIVRKFDKDNALF, encoded by the coding sequence ATGATGCTGCTTATGGTGCTCCCTGGGGCACTCTGGTTCCTTTTCTTCTCATACCTACCGATGCTCGGTACGGTAATTGCATTTAAGGAATACCGCTTCGACCGGGATGGCTTCTGGGCCAGTATCGTTAATAGTAAGTGGGTTGGATGGCAGAACTTTAAGTTTCTGTTCAGTACGAATGATGCGTACATCATTACAAGAAACACGTTATTGTACAACATCGTATTTATCTTTTTAGGCTTGATTTTGTCTGTGTTGTTGGCCGTTATTTTGTCGGAAATCACGAACAAGCGGCTCTCAAAAGTATATCAGACCGGGATGTTCCTACCGTATTTTCTATCATGGGTCATCGTCGGTTATTTCACATTCAGCTTCCTTAGCTCGGATCGTGGTTTGCTGAACGGAGTGTTCAACTCGTTAGGGATTCCTCCAATTCAGTGGTATTCAGAATCAAAATATTGGCCGCTAATTCTTGTATTGGTATACCTGTGGAAAGCGGTAGGCTATAACAGCGTTGTGTATTTGGCATCGATTATGGGTATCGACAAATCCCTTTATGAAGCAGCAATGATTGACGGAGCTAGCAAAATGCAACAAATTCGTGCGATTACATTGCCGATGTTGAAACCGATCATTACGATTATGACTCTGCTGGCGATTGGGAAAATATTCTATGCAGACTTTGGTTTGTTCTATCAAGTACCAAGAGACTCCGGTACATTGTACGGGGTAACGAACGTTATCGACACTTATGTATATCGTGGACTGAAAACAACAGGTGAAATTGGCATGAGTGCTGCGGCAGGCTTATATCAATCCGTCGTAGGTTTCACACTCGTCATGACATCGAACTATATCGTACGCAAATTCGACAAGGATAACGCCTTGTTCTAA
- the xylA gene encoding xylose isomerase — MSYFKNISKIQYEGAGSDNPLAFKHYNENEVVLGKTMKEHLRFAVAYWHTLTMNGSDPFGQANMIRPWETVSGLDLAKARVEVNFEFIEKLGAPYFCFHDVDVAPEGATLKESNENLDVIVAKIKEGMNSTGVKLLWNTANMFSNPRYVHGAATTNNADVFAYAAAQVKKGLETALELGAENYVFWGGREGYESLLNTDMGFELDNLARFFQMAVDYAKEIGYTGQFLIEPKPKEPTKHQYDFDAATTISFLQKYGLDKHFKLNLEANHATLAGHTFEHELRVARINNMLGSIDANQGDMLLGWDTDEFPTDLYAVTLAMYEILENGGIGSGGVNFDAKVRRTSFEPEDLFYAHIAGMDTFAKGLKVAGKMIDDKFFENLLADRYASFKTGIGADIVSGKANFKTLEAYALEHSHIVNKSNHLELLKARLNEYIFGTK; from the coding sequence GTGAGTTATTTTAAGAACATTAGCAAAATTCAGTATGAAGGCGCAGGTTCCGACAACCCGTTGGCATTCAAACATTATAATGAAAATGAAGTTGTGCTCGGCAAAACTATGAAAGAACATCTTCGTTTTGCAGTAGCTTACTGGCATACATTGACGATGAACGGCAGTGATCCATTTGGTCAAGCGAATATGATTCGTCCATGGGAGACTGTATCCGGTCTTGATCTGGCGAAAGCTCGCGTCGAAGTAAACTTCGAATTCATCGAGAAATTGGGCGCTCCTTACTTCTGTTTCCATGATGTTGACGTGGCTCCTGAAGGCGCAACGCTGAAAGAGTCTAACGAGAATCTTGACGTAATTGTCGCTAAAATTAAAGAAGGCATGAATTCCACAGGTGTTAAATTGCTCTGGAACACAGCTAATATGTTCTCCAATCCGCGTTATGTTCATGGTGCTGCTACTACTAACAATGCAGATGTATTCGCTTATGCAGCGGCGCAAGTGAAGAAAGGTCTGGAGACTGCGCTTGAGCTGGGCGCTGAGAACTATGTATTCTGGGGCGGCCGCGAAGGCTATGAGTCCTTACTCAACACGGATATGGGCTTCGAGCTGGATAACCTGGCAAGATTCTTCCAGATGGCTGTTGATTATGCGAAGGAAATCGGATATACCGGTCAATTCTTAATTGAGCCTAAGCCGAAGGAACCAACCAAGCATCAATATGACTTCGATGCAGCAACAACGATTTCTTTCTTGCAAAAATACGGCTTGGACAAACACTTCAAACTGAACCTTGAAGCGAATCACGCTACATTGGCTGGTCACACATTCGAGCATGAACTGCGCGTAGCTCGCATCAACAATATGCTCGGTTCGATCGATGCGAACCAAGGCGACATGCTGCTCGGCTGGGATACTGACGAGTTCCCTACAGATTTGTATGCTGTAACGCTCGCTATGTATGAAATCTTGGAAAATGGCGGTATTGGCTCCGGCGGCGTGAACTTCGACGCGAAGGTAAGACGTACTTCCTTCGAGCCTGAAGATTTGTTCTATGCGCACATCGCTGGTATGGATACCTTTGCTAAAGGCTTGAAAGTTGCTGGCAAAATGATTGACGACAAATTCTTCGAGAACCTGCTGGCTGATCGTTATGCAAGCTTCAAGACAGGCATCGGTGCCGATATCGTATCCGGCAAAGCAAACTTCAAGACATTAGAAGCTTATGCTCTTGAGCACAGCCACATCGTGAACAAATCGAACCATCTGGAGCTGTTGAAGGCTCGTCTGAACGAATATATTTTTGGAACCAAATAA
- a CDS encoding sensor histidine kinase — translation MKIYRKYFKDKLFLKIIFLFSMITIVTIIIFSYLMFRSMSDAAVERQLGIQRSAVQNINKYINNKYESVQNMMRDTYRDADLAFNTSYFLEHPYKDYVEFRLNRNDSGLTSDTVQIFRNRFEDDPDIATLMLYSASLQQLYVYNDVNFKIISTNAARSLVPDAMYAGESSKVSTPNVWVRKTIEMPESPMFSVRIPINNNITLRNIGQLEVYFNSEKIWNSIENYREEIKGRIVVLSGNGDVIFDTDGSFYGDRYPYVEQINSVYDNDVTEEGDSIIKLTDTQGGYTVLSLIPKNELAGTYRGVRNTIVLVSSICILFAILISSLFIMNFARRTHSIIQFTRKVKNGDLNARIAETKDDEIGQIAKSFNEMLVDLNLYIDRVYKAEIKQKHTEIAALEARVNPHFLYNTLEVIRMRAVSQGAADVGEMIYSLSMLFKNYVQQKPRYTLKDELEACRMYLELFRIRYKDKFSYEIICDKQLMGRTLLKMSLQPIIENYILHGMRTDGTDNEIAIKITKIDEYLYVEIKDNGQGIPPDRLGQIKDALANSDEYSGSFGLRSIHERLKLLYGAPYGVDIKSDLGRGTVVTVLFPDLGED, via the coding sequence ATGAAGATTTACCGCAAATATTTCAAAGATAAATTGTTTCTGAAGATCATTTTTCTCTTTTCGATGATTACGATCGTAACCATTATCATCTTCTCTTATTTGATGTTCCGCTCCATGTCTGACGCCGCGGTAGAGCGGCAGCTGGGTATCCAGCGTAGCGCAGTGCAGAATATCAATAAATATATCAACAACAAATATGAATCTGTGCAGAACATGATGCGTGACACTTATAGGGACGCTGATTTGGCTTTCAACACCTCTTATTTCCTGGAGCATCCGTACAAAGACTACGTCGAATTCAGGCTGAATCGCAATGATAGTGGATTGACCAGTGATACCGTGCAGATATTCAGAAATCGGTTCGAGGATGATCCAGACATCGCGACCCTGATGCTGTACAGTGCTTCTTTACAGCAGTTGTATGTATATAACGATGTTAATTTTAAAATCATCAGTACCAATGCGGCGAGATCTCTCGTTCCCGATGCGATGTATGCTGGAGAGAGCTCGAAGGTTTCCACACCTAATGTGTGGGTGAGAAAGACGATTGAGATGCCGGAGTCGCCGATGTTCTCCGTGCGCATACCGATCAACAATAACATCACATTGCGCAATATCGGCCAATTAGAGGTATATTTCAACTCAGAAAAAATATGGAACAGTATTGAAAATTACAGGGAGGAAATCAAGGGACGGATCGTTGTATTATCCGGTAACGGAGACGTCATTTTCGATACGGATGGAAGTTTCTATGGAGACAGATATCCATATGTGGAGCAGATTAACTCGGTGTACGACAATGATGTGACAGAGGAAGGGGACTCAATCATCAAGCTGACGGACACCCAGGGGGGATATACCGTGCTGAGCCTGATCCCCAAAAATGAACTTGCCGGAACCTATCGAGGAGTACGTAATACGATTGTTCTGGTCAGCTCCATCTGTATTCTGTTCGCGATCCTGATATCCTCTCTGTTCATTATGAATTTCGCCAGACGGACTCACAGCATTATTCAATTTACACGCAAGGTGAAGAACGGAGACTTGAATGCGAGAATTGCGGAGACCAAGGACGATGAGATTGGACAGATTGCCAAGAGCTTCAACGAGATGCTGGTCGATCTGAATTTGTATATCGACCGGGTCTATAAAGCGGAGATTAAGCAGAAGCATACCGAGATTGCTGCCCTTGAAGCAAGGGTAAATCCCCATTTCCTATACAATACGCTCGAAGTCATTCGCATGCGTGCCGTGTCCCAGGGGGCGGCGGATGTAGGGGAGATGATCTACAGCCTGTCCATGCTGTTCAAGAACTATGTTCAGCAGAAGCCTCGCTACACCCTGAAGGATGAGCTTGAAGCCTGCCGAATGTATCTCGAGCTGTTCCGAATCCGCTACAAAGATAAGTTCTCATACGAGATTATTTGCGATAAACAGCTGATGGGCAGGACTTTGTTGAAAATGTCTTTACAGCCGATTATCGAAAACTATATCCTGCATGGGATGCGGACCGATGGAACCGATAATGAGATTGCGATTAAGATTACGAAAATTGATGAATATCTATATGTTGAGATCAAAGATAATGGGCAGGGTATCCCTCCGGATCGCTTGGGACAAATTAAAGATGCACTCGCGAATTCGGATGAATATTCAGGCTCCTTTGGGCTGCGAAGCATACATGAACGGCTAAAATTGTTGTACGGAGCCCCGTATGGTGTAGATATCAAGAGTGATCTAGGGAGAGGAACGGTGGTCACCGTATTGTTCCCTGATCTGGGGGAGGATTGA
- a CDS encoding ABC transporter substrate-binding protein — MSSKRKKFSLMLASLMALTLLVSACGGKASNNAAGDGKGEKPVELIWYTIGTPQKDTDKVMEEVNKYTKEKINVTLKMKQIDFGDYNQKMQVMAASGEPMDILFTSSWAFDYVQNARKGAFMELDDLLKTHGQGIVNTLDPAFLEGSKVDGHNYGIPANKELPAQEVWRFNKELLDKYNLDMSSVHSLDSLEPMLKTIKENESNITPFAMDKNYMPLIPYDYVIEKLPMAVAMDTKDYKVVNVLESPELKAALKTMNKYYKAGYISAEAATTTSTDDLMKSGKWFMDRASTQPYADNLWSASYGYPVVSTPAGEPYIYNWSVMGSMQAISANSKYPEKAMEFLNLLNTDPVLRNMVDSGIEGVHYEKVGDNVMKNLDASKNYDMPTFSLGNVMITYLNEGDPADKWEEFKKFNDSGIQAPLLGFNFDTSKVTTELAAVQNVKEEYWSALMTGTVDPDQYLPKAIEKFKAAGLDKIIAEAQKQIDEWRASTGK, encoded by the coding sequence ATGAGTTCTAAAAGAAAAAAATTCTCTCTAATGTTGGCCTCGCTGATGGCACTTACACTTCTTGTTAGTGCATGCGGAGGAAAGGCAAGTAATAACGCAGCTGGCGACGGTAAAGGTGAGAAACCAGTCGAATTGATCTGGTACACAATCGGCACGCCGCAAAAAGATACGGATAAAGTTATGGAAGAAGTCAACAAATATACGAAAGAGAAGATCAATGTCACTCTCAAGATGAAACAGATTGACTTCGGTGATTACAACCAAAAGATGCAAGTAATGGCTGCATCTGGCGAACCGATGGACATCTTGTTTACTAGCTCATGGGCATTTGATTATGTACAAAACGCACGTAAAGGCGCGTTTATGGAGCTTGATGATCTGCTGAAGACTCATGGTCAAGGCATCGTGAATACACTTGATCCTGCGTTCCTGGAAGGCTCTAAGGTAGATGGCCATAACTACGGTATTCCAGCTAACAAAGAATTGCCTGCTCAAGAAGTATGGCGCTTCAACAAAGAATTGTTAGACAAGTACAACCTGGACATGTCCAGCGTACACTCCTTGGATAGTCTTGAACCTATGTTGAAGACGATCAAAGAAAATGAGTCAAACATCACTCCTTTTGCGATGGATAAGAATTACATGCCTTTGATTCCATATGACTATGTCATTGAGAAATTACCAATGGCAGTTGCAATGGACACGAAGGACTATAAAGTAGTTAACGTTCTGGAAAGCCCTGAATTAAAAGCTGCTCTGAAAACGATGAACAAGTACTACAAAGCAGGTTATATTTCAGCGGAAGCGGCTACGACAACATCTACTGATGATCTGATGAAATCCGGTAAATGGTTCATGGACCGTGCTAGCACACAGCCTTATGCTGATAACCTCTGGTCCGCAAGTTATGGATACCCTGTAGTATCTACACCAGCTGGTGAGCCTTACATCTATAACTGGTCGGTAATGGGCTCCATGCAAGCGATCTCTGCTAACTCGAAATACCCTGAGAAAGCTATGGAGTTCTTGAACCTTCTGAACACAGATCCAGTACTTCGTAATATGGTTGACTCCGGTATCGAAGGGGTTCATTACGAAAAAGTTGGCGACAACGTTATGAAGAACTTGGATGCATCCAAGAATTATGATATGCCTACCTTCTCTCTTGGTAACGTCATGATTACTTACTTGAACGAAGGTGACCCTGCTGACAAGTGGGAAGAATTCAAGAAATTTAACGATTCTGGTATTCAAGCTCCATTGCTCGGATTCAACTTCGATACTTCGAAGGTAACAACTGAACTGGCTGCAGTTCAAAACGTGAAGGAAGAATACTGGTCTGCATTGATGACAGGTACGGTTGATCCGGATCAATACCTTCCGAAAGCAATCGAGAAGTTCAAAGCCGCAGGCCTTGATAAAATCATCGCTGAAGCTCAAAAACAAATCGATGAGTGGAGAGCAAGTACTGGTAAGTAA